Sequence from the Halobaculum rubrum genome:
GGCGGGCGACCGGCCTGCGACCGAGCGACCCGAGGGTTGCCGCCGGCGTCGCCTTACTCGCCGCGGATCAGGTTGTCGAGCTCGTCGAGGTACGCCTCCCGCGGGACCTGATAGGCGCCGCGGTAGTCGAGCGCGCCGCCGACGAACCGCTCGGTCACGTCGCGAACGCCCTCCAGGGCGGCCGCACGGTCGTCGAACGTCGTCGACTCGGCCTCGACCTCCGGTTCGAGAAACAGCGTCACGTGCCACTCGTCGGTCCGGCGTTGTCCCGACCCCGGCCGCGCGCGCCGGGAGCCGTCCGTGAGGTACACCGTGGGAAGACACGGCGCTGGGAAGCGATCGGCGTCGAACACGTCCGGCCGGAACACGACGATCGCCCGGCCGCTCGGCTCCTCGTTCCACAGCCGCCAGCCCTCGGCGAGCATGTCGGCGTCGACCCCGGCGTCGACAGCCGTATCGACCGTTCTCCCGGATCCGGTGTCGCCCGTCTCCTCGATCCCGCCGCCGACATCGGGGTCGCCGGCCGCGGGCCCCCCGTCGCCGT
This genomic interval carries:
- a CDS encoding DUF5820 family protein, whose translation is MLAEGWRLWNEEPSGRAIVVFRPDVFDADRFPAPCLPTVYLTDGSRRARPGSGQRRTDEWHVTLFLEPEVEAESTTFDDRAAALEGVRDVTERFVGGALDYRGAYQVPREAYLDELDNLIRGE